In one Buteo buteo chromosome 10, bButBut1.hap1.1, whole genome shotgun sequence genomic region, the following are encoded:
- the EPS15L1 gene encoding epidermal growth factor receptor substrate 15-like 1 isoform X7 encodes MAALIPLSQQFSTGNPLYETYYKQVDPAYTGRVGASEAALFLKKSGLSDIILGKIWDLADPEGKGYLDKQGFYVALRLVACAQNGHDVNLSSLNLTVPPPKFHDTSSPLLITPPSTETHWAVRVEEKAKFDGIFESLLPVNGLLSGDKVKPVLMNSKLPLDILGRVWDLSDIDKDGHLDKDEFAVAMHLVYRALEKEPVPSLLPPSLIPPSKRKKTPVFPGAVPVLPASPPPKDSLRSTPSHGSVNSLNSTGSLSPKHSIKQAQPSVNWVVPMSEKVRYDEIFLKTDTDMDGFVSGQEVKDIFMHSGLSQNLLAHIWALADTRQMGKLSKDQFALAMYLIQQKVSKGIDPPQVLTPDMIPPTERNTPIQTLSGYLTPVGTEISALTEMRRDSSSSVGSGEFTGVKELDDISQEIAQLQREKYSLEQDIREKEESIRQKTNEVQELQNDLDRETSNLQELEAQKQDAQDRLDEMDQQKAKLKDMLNDVRQKCQEETQVVSISSLKMQIQSQESDLKLQEDDLNRAKAELNRLQQEETQLEQSIQAGKVQLETIIKSLKSTQEEINQARSKLSQLQDSHQEVNKSIEEYNEALNGIHGGSLTNLADISEGLGQTERSNYGAMDDPFKNKALMFTNNTQELHADPFQSEDPFKSDPFKGADPFKGSDPFQHDPFAEQPPAPADPFGGDPFKESDPFRSSAPEDFFKKQVKSDPFTSDPFTKPPTLPSKPDPFESSDPFTSSSISSKGPDPFGTLDPFGSGAFSSGEGFADFSQMSKSVASDPFASSFGGMGFSDDPFKGKSDTPALPPKKNVPPRPKPPSEIMVNVKKLKWA; translated from the exons ttttctactGGGAATCCATTATATGAAACTTACTACAAACAG GTAGATCCAGCATATACGGGGAGAGTTGGGGCAAGTGAAGCTGCgctgtttcttaaaaaatctGGTCTCTCTGATATTATCCTTGGAAAA ATATGGGATTTGGCTGACCCAGAGGGTAAAGGATACTTGGATAAACAG GGTTTCTATGTCGCGTTGCGCCTCGTAGCATGTGCACAGAATGGCCATGATGTTAACCTGAGCAGTCTGAACTTGACTGTGCCACCTCCTAAATTT catGACACTAGCAGTCCTTTGCTGATCACACCACCTTCAACAGAGACTCACTGGGCTGTTAGG gtggaagaaaaagcaaagtttgaTGGTATTTTTGAAAGCCTTTTGCCAGTAAATGGTTTACTTTCAGGAGACAAAGTAAAACCAGTACTGATGAATTCAAAGCTACCTCTTGATATCCTAGGAAGG GTCTGGGATCTCAGTGATATTGATAAAGATGGTCACCTGGACAAGGATGAATTTGCTGTG GCAATGCATTTGGTTTATAGAGCTCTTGAGAAAGAGCCAGTTCCTTCACTATTACCCCCTTCTCTCATACCACCttctaaaagaaagaagacGCCTGTCTTTCCTGGTGCAGTTCCTGTTCTCCCTGCAAGTCCTCCACCAAAAGATAGCCTCCGTTCTACCCCATCTCATGGTAGTGTCAACAGTCTGAACAGCACAGGGAGTTTGTCTCCCAAGCACAGCATCAAACAAGCACAG CCATCTGTGAATTGGGTAGTACCGATGTCTGAAAAAGTGCGATACGatgaaattttcttaaaaacagacaCAGACATGGATGGTTTTGTGAGTGGCCAAGAAGTAAAGGACATTTTTATGCATTCAGGTCTGTCTCAGAATCTCCTAGCACATATATG GGCTTTGGCAGACACAAGACAGATGGGAAAGCTAAGCAAAGATCAGTTTGCACTAGCAATGTATCTCATTCAACAGAAGGTCAGTAAAGGGATTGATCCTCCACAAGTGTTGACCCCAGATATGATCCCTCCCACAGAGAGGAACACTCCCATACAG ACTCTGTCAGGTTACTTGACCCCTGTAGGAACTGAGATCTCAGCACTAACAGAAATGCGTCGT GATAGTTCAAGTTCTGTTGGATCAGGAGAATTTACAGGCGTGAAGGAACTGGATGATATTAGTCAAGAAATTGCACAGCTGCAGAG agaaaaatactcGCTAGAGCAAGACAttagggaaaaggaagaatcaATCAGACAGAAAACCAATGAAGTCCAG GAACTACAAAATGATTTAGATAGGGAGACAAGTAACTTGCAAGAGCTAGAGGCTCAGAAGCAAGATGCCCAAGACCGCCTGGATGAAATGGACCAGCAGAAAGCCAAACTGAAAGATATGCTGAACGATGTAAGGCAGAAATGCCAGGAAGAAACACAGGTGGTGAGT atttcatCACTAAAAATGCAGATTCAGTCTCAGGAATCAGATTTAAAATTACAGGAAGATGACCTTAATagagcaaaagcagagctgaatCGCCTCCAGCAAGAAGAGACTCAGCTAGAGCAGAGTATCCAGGCTGGAAAAGTGCAGCTTGAAACAATAATCAAATCTTTAAAATCAACACAGGAGGAAATAAACCAG GCAAGAAGTAAACTTTCTCAACTTCAAGATAGTCATCAAGAAGTCAATAAGAGTATAGAAGAATATAATGAAGCTCTCAATGGGATTCACGGCGGTAGTCTGACGAATTTAGCAGATATAAGTGAAGGCCTTGGGCAGACGGAAAGAAGCAATTATGGAgctatg GATGATCCATTTAAGAATAAAGCCTTGATGTTTACCAATAATACACAAGAATTGCATGCAGACCCATTCCAGTCAGAAGATCCTTTCAAATCTGATCCATTTAAAGGAGCAGACCCTTTCAAAGGCA GTGACCCATTCCAGCATGATCCTTTTGCAGAACAaccacctgctccagcag ATCCATTTGGAGGTGATCCATTTAAGGAAAGTGACCCATTTCGTAGTTCTGCCCCTGAGGATTTCTTCAAGAAACAGGTGAAGAGTGACCCATTTACCTCAGATCCATTCACAAAACCCCCCACTTTACCCTCAAAG CCTGACCCTTTTGAAAGCAGTGATCCTTTTACGTCTTCCAGTATCTCTTCAAAAGGTCCAG ATCCATTTGGAACACTGGATCCATTTGGAAGTGGTGCTTTCAGTAGTGGTGAGGGATTTGCAGACTTCAGTCAGATGTCAAAG TCAGTAGCTTCAGACCCCTTCGCCTCCTCTTTTGGAGGGATGGGATTCTCAGATGACCCTTTCAAAGGCAAATCAGACACACCAGCGTTACCACCGAAGAAAAATGTCCCTCCACGACCCAAGCCACCCAGTG agattaTGGTAAATGTGAAAAAGTTGAAATGGGCTTAA